The following proteins are co-located in the Sphingomonas panacis genome:
- a CDS encoding D-alanine--D-alanine ligase codes for MSKPLHIAVLMGGWSAEREVSLMSGTGVADALESRGHRVTRIDMDRDVAAKLAAAKPDVVFNALHGTPGEDGSVQGLLDLMGLTYTHSGLATSVIAIDKQLTKLLLVPAGIPMPGGRIVKSETLYDADPLPRPYVLKPVNEGSSVGVAIVTAEGNYGNPIGRDVAGPWTEFDELLAEPYIRGRELTTAVLGGQALGVTELKPKNGWYDFDAKYTEGLTEHICPAQIPYDVADACKRIALDAHRVLGCKGASRSDFRWDDERGIDGLFLLEVNTQPGMTPLSLVPEQARHLGMSYAELVQAIVDEALEGAAP; via the coding sequence ATGAGCAAGCCCCTCCATATCGCCGTCCTCATGGGCGGCTGGTCGGCCGAGCGCGAGGTTTCGCTGATGTCGGGCACCGGCGTCGCCGATGCGCTCGAATCGCGCGGCCACCGCGTCACGCGGATCGACATGGACCGCGACGTGGCGGCGAAGCTCGCCGCCGCCAAGCCCGATGTCGTCTTCAACGCGCTCCACGGCACCCCCGGCGAGGACGGTTCGGTTCAGGGCCTGCTCGATCTGATGGGGCTGACATACACGCATAGCGGTCTCGCCACCTCGGTCATCGCGATCGACAAGCAGCTCACCAAGCTGCTGCTCGTCCCCGCCGGTATCCCCATGCCGGGCGGCCGCATCGTCAAGTCCGAGACGCTCTACGACGCCGATCCACTGCCGCGCCCCTATGTCCTCAAGCCGGTCAACGAAGGCTCTTCGGTCGGCGTCGCGATCGTCACGGCGGAGGGCAATTACGGCAATCCGATCGGCCGCGATGTCGCCGGCCCGTGGACAGAGTTCGACGAATTGCTCGCCGAACCCTACATCCGGGGCCGCGAACTGACCACGGCGGTGCTGGGTGGGCAGGCGCTCGGCGTCACCGAGTTGAAGCCCAAGAACGGCTGGTATGATTTCGACGCGAAATACACCGAGGGGCTGACCGAACATATCTGCCCCGCGCAGATCCCCTACGACGTCGCCGACGCCTGCAAACGCATCGCGCTCGACGCGCACCGTGTGCTCGGCTGCAAGGGCGCGTCGCGCTCCGATTTCCGCTGGGATGACGAGCGCGGTATCGACGGGCTGTTCCTGCTGGAAGTCAACACCCAGCCCGGCATGACGCCGCTCAGCCTCGTGCCCGAACAGGCGCGCCACCTCGGCATGAGCTATGCCGAACTCGTCCAGGCGATCGTCGACGAAGCGCTTGAAGGCGCCGCGCCGTGA
- a CDS encoding cell division protein FtsQ/DivIB produces the protein MTSKTIKRGTPRRPVQQKRRKAQKVSIIDRMIAALPVSEATLTRIATWSIVAIVCGGVLAMGVWMGIPGAVGTAVGEGIGEAGFRVNNVQITGLARMDQNTIYKIALEQPSLAMPLVDLEKTRERLVAHSGWIEDAHVSRRLPDTLLVQIVERTPAAIWQNRGQLALIAANGTYLEPVQADQMPDLPLVVGDHANEQQDSYDHLLAAAPALRPQVKAATWVGNRRWNLTFDSGETLELPEGDDAAARALVKFAQMDGVQPLLGKGWVGFDMRDPARLVARKPGDAAGGALPTPAIAKPAKPKSNATEAKTAALPFAQG, from the coding sequence GTGACCAGCAAGACGATCAAGCGCGGCACCCCGCGCCGCCCGGTCCAGCAGAAGCGCCGCAAGGCGCAGAAGGTCTCGATCATCGACCGGATGATCGCCGCGCTGCCGGTCAGCGAGGCGACGCTTACCCGAATCGCGACATGGTCGATCGTCGCGATCGTGTGCGGCGGCGTGTTGGCAATGGGGGTGTGGATGGGCATTCCCGGCGCGGTCGGTACGGCGGTGGGCGAGGGGATCGGCGAGGCGGGGTTCCGCGTCAACAACGTCCAGATCACCGGGCTCGCGCGCATGGACCAGAACACGATCTACAAGATCGCGCTCGAACAGCCCTCGCTGGCGATGCCGCTGGTCGATCTCGAAAAGACCCGCGAGCGGCTGGTCGCGCACAGCGGCTGGATCGAGGACGCGCACGTCTCGCGCCGGCTGCCGGATACGTTGCTCGTCCAGATCGTCGAGCGCACCCCCGCCGCGATCTGGCAGAATCGCGGACAGCTCGCGCTGATCGCGGCGAACGGCACCTATCTTGAACCCGTCCAGGCCGATCAGATGCCCGATCTGCCTTTGGTGGTCGGCGATCATGCCAATGAGCAGCAGGATTCCTACGATCATCTGCTCGCCGCCGCGCCCGCGCTGCGCCCGCAGGTCAAGGCGGCGACGTGGGTCGGCAACCGCCGCTGGAACCTGACCTTCGACAGTGGCGAGACGCTGGAATTGCCCGAGGGCGACGATGCCGCCGCGCGCGCTTTGGTCAAATTCGCGCAGATGGACGGTGTTCAGCCGCTGCTCGGCAAGGGCTGGGTCGGCTTCGACATGCGTGATCCGGCGCGGCTGGTCGCGCGCAAGCCGGGCGACGCCGCCGGCGGCGCGCTGCCGACGCCCGCCATTGCGAAACCGGCCAAGCCGAAATCGAATGCTACCGAAGCGAAGACGGCCGCGCTACCGTTCGCGCAAGGCTAG
- the ftsA gene encoding cell division protein FtsA yields MAKIAPEGLITALDIGSSKVSAMIAQKGDGGELIVLGTGQRESRGVKRGYIADAAATEAAVREAVEQAERIAGTNIENVWVSFSAGGLVSDVASVEFELGGHRVEQADIDALLQAGRDSIDPAGRIVLHAQPALYTLDGLTGVKRPLGLHADRLGVHIHVVAADGSPVRNLGLCVANAHLEVKSIIASPVATGLACLSDEERELGVALVELGAGITNVSLFAGGMLVGLTSIPIGAADITDDIASAFGTRRTHAERMKCVHGSANASPRDNHEMIDVAPISAEDGQGDGARITRAQLIGVIRQRLDHLIGEVRKALVELKFEGPVGRQVVLTGGGAELNGIADYAQAALGRSVRVGRPRGLSALPEAHSGPAFATLAGLAFYAASDPIDLRALPRGHQTVHRPKGFAIFRRMMAAARANY; encoded by the coding sequence ATGGCGAAGATCGCACCGGAAGGATTGATTACCGCCCTCGATATCGGCTCGTCGAAGGTTTCGGCGATGATCGCGCAGAAAGGGGACGGCGGCGAACTGATCGTGCTCGGCACCGGCCAGCGCGAGAGCCGTGGCGTCAAGCGCGGCTACATCGCCGACGCCGCCGCGACCGAGGCGGCGGTGCGCGAGGCGGTCGAGCAGGCCGAGCGGATCGCCGGCACCAATATCGAAAACGTCTGGGTGAGCTTCTCGGCGGGCGGCCTCGTCTCCGATGTCGCCTCGGTCGAGTTCGAACTGGGCGGGCACCGGGTCGAACAGGCCGATATCGACGCGCTGTTGCAGGCTGGCCGCGATTCGATCGATCCCGCCGGGCGGATCGTGCTGCACGCGCAGCCAGCGCTCTACACGCTCGACGGGCTGACCGGGGTCAAGCGTCCGCTCGGGCTGCATGCCGATCGGCTCGGCGTGCATATCCATGTCGTCGCGGCGGATGGCTCGCCGGTGCGCAACCTCGGGCTGTGCGTCGCCAACGCGCATCTCGAAGTGAAATCGATCATCGCCTCGCCGGTCGCGACGGGCCTCGCCTGCCTGTCCGATGAGGAGCGCGAACTCGGCGTCGCGCTTGTCGAGTTGGGCGCCGGCATCACCAACGTCTCGCTGTTCGCGGGCGGGATGCTGGTCGGGCTGACCTCGATCCCGATCGGCGCCGCCGACATCACCGACGATATCGCCTCCGCGTTCGGCACGCGCCGCACCCACGCGGAGCGGATGAAGTGCGTCCACGGCTCCGCCAACGCCAGCCCGCGCGACAATCACGAGATGATCGACGTCGCGCCGATCTCGGCCGAGGACGGGCAGGGCGACGGGGCGCGCATCACCCGCGCGCAACTCATCGGCGTGATCCGCCAGCGGCTCGATCATCTCATCGGCGAGGTGCGCAAGGCGCTGGTCGAGCTGAAGTTCGAAGGCCCGGTCGGGCGGCAGGTCGTGCTGACCGGCGGCGGCGCGGAGCTGAACGGCATCGCCGATTACGCACAGGCGGCGCTCGGCCGCTCGGTGCGCGTCGGCCGGCCGCGTGGGCTGTCGGCGCTGCCCGAGGCGCATTCCGGCCCGGCGTTCGCGACGCTCGCGGGCCTGGCTTTCTACGCCGCGTCCGATCCGATCGACCTGCGCGCGCTGCCGCGCGGGCACCAGACGGTGCATCGTCCCAAGGGCTTCGCGATCTTCCGTCGGATGATGGCGGCGGCGCGGGCGAATTATTAA